One genomic window of Aethina tumida isolate Nest 87 chromosome 3, icAetTumi1.1, whole genome shotgun sequence includes the following:
- the LOC109608629 gene encoding uncharacterized protein LOC109608629, protein MANLKEILYVLKPKLLLHKLYLTYAKYCLWTSKPRYRFLCFLALSISVFFMIILYTFDMFIWDDMGSVSVKRVRAIHRRSEMEDFLIKTEGCRIPYIDPMDQSIVKFIEKYTPPVCNRGIPPLYESNLTSLYILNSSFPYYNITDEIDLYCCYKVITRKKPKPSEYDFWYQTSDCTRLPASMNMEHEYVRVHCFNHVIKIYDDIFWFVLSKVDKVQKVAIKPQLNVLIIGMDSCSRSNLHRQMPKTLKYLQELNFIELMGYNKVEINTYPNLVPLLTGRSAANLHGDSDNVDFHFDNCTFLWNLYKEKGYMTSFGEDSSWMGIFNLQRKGFINQPTDYYYSFYNRVAESLLGNNKLTNILQCIGGRDGYKDFINYITALVKRLHIDNMPYFAFHWGSGLSHDYVNKPSIGDEFYREFFRNLHVNGYLNDTVLMFMSDHGFRWGGITKTYVGKMEDRLPFMLIGLPDWFKKKFSQAYYNLNENVHRLTTHYDIHATLMDILYLDQLTDDQVRKQPQSYNREISLFSKIPLNRTCLSAGIPSKWCACQTKVSISTKGIILQQAALFAVDSINDFLKYYRQCAKLQLDEILMVNTYIHDKHVMVNDKEQMDYGIVFRTEPGGCIFEATVKYIKLDKFEIIGNIKRINNDNNNNSVCVNDVQVVRFCVCKYD, encoded by the exons atggcCAATCTCAAAGAAATTCTATATGTCCTTAAACCGAAACTTCTGCTtcataagttatatttaacttaCGCGAAATA ctGTTTATGGACTTCGAAGCCCCGATATAGATTTCTATGCTTTTTGGCATTGAGCATTTCAGtcttttttatgattatattatacacattTGATATGTTTATATGGGATGATATGGGGAGTGTGAGTGTTAAAAGAGTTAGGGCAATTCACCGTAGATCCGAAATGGAAGATTTCCTGATCAAAACGGAAGGATGTAGAATACCTTACATTGATCCAATGGATCAAAGTATTGTTAAATTCATCGAAAAATATACACCACCTGTTTGTAATAgag GTATCCCTCCTTTGTACGAATCCAATCTTACGTcactttacatattaaattcttcatttCCATACTACAATATAACTGACGAAATTGACTTATATTGTTGTTACAAAGTAATTACTCGAAAAAAACCGAAGCCTTCTGAATATGATTTTTGGTATCAAACTTCTGACTGTACTCGTCTACCTGCCAGCATGAATATGGAGCATGAATACGTTCGAGTTCATTGTTTTAACcacgtaattaaaatttacgatgatATTTTTTGGTTTGTGCTCTCGAAAGTTGATAAAGTGCAAAAAGTCGCAATAAAACCGCAGCTTAATGTCTTAATAATTGGAATGGATTCTTGTTCTCGATCAAACTTGCACAGACAGATgccaaaaactttaaaatatttacaagagCTAAACTTTATAGAGTTAATGGGATATAACAAAGTTGAGATCAATACTTATCCAAATTTAGTGCCTTTATTAACTGGTCGGTCTGCTGCAAACTTACATGGTGATTCTGACAACGTAGATTTTCACTTTGATAACTGTACATTTTTATGGAACTTGTACAAAGAAAAGGGATACATGACTTCATTTGGTGAAGATTCATCATGGATgggaattttcaatttacaaagaaaaggatttattaatcaacccactgattattattattcattttataatagagTTGCTGAATCTCTGTTgggaaataataaactaacaaATATACTGCAATGTATCGGAGGAAGAGATGGAtacaaagattttataaattacataactgCTCTTGTTAAAAGACTTCATATCGATAACATGCCATACTTTGCCTTTCATTGGGGATCTGGCTTATCACACGATTATGTCAATAAACCGAGTATTGGAGATGAATTTTATAGGGAGTTTTTTAGAAACCTACATGTGAATGGCTATTTAAACGATACTGTATTGATGTTTATGAGTGATCACGGCTTCAGATGGGGTGGCATAACCAAGACATATGTAGGAAAAATGGAGGACAGACTTCCTTTCATGCTTATTGGACTACCGGACTGGTTTAAGAAAAAGTTTTCACAAGCTTACTACAATTTGAATGAAAACGTGCACCGACTTACAACTCATTATGATATACACGCAACGCTTATGGATATACTATATTTAGACCAATTGACGGATGATCAAGTTCGAAAACAACCTCAGTCCTATAATCGAGAAATAAGTTTGTTCAGTAAAATTCCCTTAAATAGGACTTGTTTATCTGCGGGAATTCCTAGTAAATGGTGTGCATGTCAGACAAAAGTCAGTATATCCACGAAGGGTATAATCCTACAACAAGCAGCATTATTTGCTGTAGACTCCATTaatgactttttaaaatactatagaCAATGTGCCAAATTACAACTGGATGAAATATTGATGGTCAATACTTATATTCATGATAAACATGTTATGGTAAATGATAAAGAACAAATGGATTACGGAATTGTATTCCGTACTGAACCTGGAGGATGTATTTTTGAGGCCACtgtaaaatacatcaaactggataaatttgaaataatcggaaatataaaacgaataaataacgataataataataattctgttTGTGTCAATGATGTGCAGGTTGTTAGGTTTTGTGTttgtaaatatgattaa